AAGGTGATGCTCATCTTGTAGACGGCATCACCATCCGGATAGAACAACGAGTTGCGCTCAAAGGCGCCAGTCCCTGCCGGGTGGGCCGTGCCTGCCGTGCTGTCCGGGTAGAACTGGGGGCTCGACGTGTTGGAGAACGTGGTGCGGTAGACTTCCACACCGTTCGCGTTCAGTCCAAAGGAGTTGGGACCAAAGGGGCCATTGCCATCCCACGCCTGGAGGATGAGCAGGTCGAAGGTGACGGTAACGGTGGTATGCGCCGGCAATGCAGGCAGGGTCAACTGGGCTGAATCATTGCTGAACTCTCCCAGGAAGGTGCGGTCCCCAGAGGGGCTCATGCTTGTCGTGGCCGTGTCCCACTCGGCTCCGGGCTCCTCCTCGAACTGACCGAGGTAGACCTGCTGGGCGAGGGGTTGCTGAGCCTGGGCCTCGGCGGCCCCCGTGGCGAAGGCCGGATCCCCGGTGAAGGCGACATCCAGGATGCAGTCATCCAGTTGAAGAGGGTCGGTCACGCCCGCCGTCTGGCACGTCTGTTGCGCCGCCTGGTGCTGGGCGGGGGTCAACTCGCTGGTGGAGGCCGTGGAAGCCGGCAGACTCCTATTGGTGAAGGTGGCGGTGCTTTCCCCTTGGCCGTAGTCGAACAGAGACTCCGCCTGGGTGATGCGCCAACTGTCCGCGAAGTTCGTCGTGCTCTTGTAGAGCTGGGTGAAGGAGAGAGGCGGCGTGAGCGGCGTGCCGTCGCGCAGGGCGAAGTCATCCTCGCGCACGTTGTTGTAGTTGCCCAGCAGTCCACGCACTTGACCGGCACGGGATGGCCCCAGGATGAGCGTCACATTGAGCGAGGACGTCTGGTTGTCCACGATCAGCCGGTCACCCTGCGGCGAGGCGACGACGTAGCGCTTCGTGGTCGGCCGCAGCACGCGCGTGCCGTCCGCAAGTGGCAGGATGTCACCGATGGCCAGGGACACCGCTGCGCCATTGATCATCAGCGGATTGGTGGCCCGCGCGTAAACGCCCACGCGTGCCGTGCCGAACCGGGCCATGACGGCACTGTAGTACGCTACCCGCGTGCCGCTGGCCTTCTGGCGTACCTGGATGGTGAAGGGGTTCGCGGCCTGAGGAATGGACTCCGTCAGGATGAACTCGCCCACTCCCTGGAAGTCGTACTTGTAGCGATCTCCCGTCACGAGATGTGGGTCGCCGCTGCCTATCGCGCTCCGGCACTGAGCGACCAGGGCAGGATCCACCGAGCACCCATCCGCGTAGCGCATCACGAAGAGGTCGGAGCCGCCTTGGTTGAAGCCGGTGCCGATGTTCCCCGCTGTATAGCCCGCGAGGTAGACGCCATTGTCATCGTCCGCGACGACGGCCGTGGCATGGTCGTCCTCCAAGGAGGGGTTCTCACTCGTGGAGCCGTACTGGTGGACGGACTTGCGTTCCAGATTGACGTCGTACTTCGCCAGGAACGCATCCACACTGCCCATGTAGGCTCCGGGGTCGGACCTTAGGTCGTACGTGGTGGCGCCCACGACGTAGAGGTTGGCGCCACCATCGGACGCGATGGCGTACACCGAATCCCGGCCTTGAGTGCCCAGCAGCGTGGCGCGCTTCTTCGTACCGCTGTCGCTGTACTGGAAGATGACCGCGTCGTAATCCCCCGCATTGCTCAAAGTCGTGCCGCCCAGCGTTCCTCCCTCCGACAAGCTCCCAAACGTTTGCCCCACGGCGTAGAGCTCGATCTCGCCCGAGGCGTTGCGAGAGGCCGCCACGCCATAGCCATAATCGGCACTTGGCGTCCCCATCTGGCGGATCCACTCCCGCGTGACCAGATTGGCCGAGTACTTCGCCAGGAACATGTCGATGCCGCCCACGCTCGTCTGGGAAGGGAAAACACCGTTAGTGTAACCCGTGACGTACACCTTGCCGTTGCGGTCCACCGCAATACCTCGCGCGATGTCGCTCTTGTTCGAGGACGAGCCGAACTGGATGGCGGACGCCGCTGCACCATCAGGCAGGTAGCGAGCTACGAAGACATCATTGCTGCTGGCCGTGGTACCGGTCACGAACGAACCGAGCGTATAGCCCGTCACGTAGACATCCCCCGTCGTGTCGTTCACGGCGACGGCGTACGAAAGATCGTCCTTGCTCGAGCCGCGCTGCCGGCTCCACTTGAGCACCTTGCTGCCATCGTACTTGCGCACGAAGATGTCCCGGCCGCCCTGGTTCGTCCCCGTATGAGAAGCGCCGGGCAAGGTCCCAGTGGTGTAACCCGTGACATAGATGGACGGACTTCCCGTTGAACAGCCGTGGACCGCTACTCCTGTGGCATAATCGTCCATGGGGGAACCGAACTGTTCAATCCAGACAAGTGAGCCATTCTTAGCCCTGTGCTTCACCAAGAAGACATCCATGCCCCCCGCGTGCGTCTGTCCAGAGAGGGCTCCATTCGTCCATCCCACCGTGTAGATGAACTCACCACAGAAAGCGGTCGCCGCGGCTTGTTCCGTCCCGGAGGTGCCCGCTTGGAAGGTCCAGTCCGGCAGGGGGGCCGTAGTCAATTGTGCGTTCACCGATCGGCCCTGAACGCGAGCGCCTTGAGGACCGCCGCTAGCATCCACCGGGTACAAGGAATAGGGAGGGAGAACGTCCTCGCGCGGTTCGTCAGCTCGTGGCTCCTGCCCAGACTCTGTAGAGCGCACTGTCTCCGCATGTGCCAGGGATACGGCCCATAAACAACTCAGCATGATGGCGGTTCGTTTCATGGCTTCGTACTTCTCCTTGTCCCGGCAAACGGACGGGTGTCAGTGCTAAGCTGGTGGGGAAGCGAATGACGCGTCGCCATAACACGGCAAATTTGGGCCAAAAATTAAAACCATCCCTGCCCGCCAATCTACGGCTACGTATATTTCACAACCAGCGAAAACATACACTTATACGCCGCACATATCTCGGAGCGGGTGCTATCTTGACGGCCCGCCGTTCCACCTGTACGAAAGGGCACCCTTGAAGGGGTTCAGTGAGGGGAAGGAGGATATAGACTCGCAGGTTCATGTTCTTCGCTTCGGCTCAAACGTGGCGCCCCTTTAAGGATACCGTCTCGACGGGAGAGAAGGAGTTGGGCGGCGCTGGGAATTCTGGGGTTCTTGGCGATCACCGGCTGCCCGTCCGAGTTCGGCAAAGGAGGACATTTCGACAGGGCCGTCCACAAGGACAAGCCTGAGCGTGTTCACAGCCGCCGCTCCGAGGAAGAAGAGGCGCGATTCTGCGCGGACGGCGAGGAATACTCTCAAGAGTGTCGAGAGCAGTACGGCGGGTGAGGAGGAAGACGGTGCTGGTAGGTTTGGCGGGAGGACATCTGCCGATACCGCTCATTCTCTTGTTGATTGGTGCGCTTTGGCCTACCTCTCCCGGAATCACGCCGGGAGGCAGAAGCATCAGCCCTTTTCTCGATACAAAGATGCGCACCAGGTTGAGCACCTATCGCCGACAGTGCGGCCCCAGCCGTCCCTGTGAGGCACCACGGGGCTGTGTCTGGGACACTCGGATCTTCACGCAATACTGCACTGACAGTCAGTGCCTGACGGCTCTGCAGTACGCGCGGGGGCAGGCCTGCCGGTCCATTGCGACCGAAGGAGAAGGCCCTCTGGTGCGGTTCTGCGTCCCCGTTGGCAAACGGCAAAAAGGGGAACGGTGCCTAGCGCTCGCGAAGGATTTGGAGGCGGCGTGCGCGGCCGGACTGCTTTGCGGAGGTAAGGAGGGCTGATGTGCGCGGCCATGCCAGAGCAGCGCCGTGGACTCCCGTCCCGCCGGCTTCTTCTGTGCAGAGACAGCCCCAGAGCCCGTGTGCATTCCCTCCTGTGAGAGGCGGGAATGCCCGGCCGGGCAGCAATGCATCCGGTATGAGGAATCCGTCTCCGCATGCGCCGAGGTCCAAGGCAACAACTGCCAGCGCACTCCGTGCCCAGAGAGCCTGCGGTGTCAGGTCGAGTATGAGCGGACACGCCCTGGACAGGTGCGGATGAAATGTTCCTCGCGGTGACGGCCTCGGTTTGGGCACGGGCGTCCTCGTGATACCTGTTCCCTTGTGCCTCAGCGGCCATGCGCCGCATCACCTGCGAAGGATGGACCATGGCAATCCAGTCACAGAGGTTCTCCTATGATGCGGGAGGCGTCGAATCGGCCGCCTTCCTGACCTGGGACGATGCGGTGAAGGGGCCATTGCCCGGCGTGCTGGTGTCTCCCACCGTGCGTGGCCCCACGCCCTTCGAGGAAGAGCGCGCCGGGCGGCTGGCGGCGCTCGGTTATGCGGCGATGGTGCTGGACCCCTACGGCATCGCCGCGCGAACCGCGCCCAACCCCGATAACTTCAAACTGATGAACGCGCTCATCCAGGATCGCGCCTTGCTCCAAGCGCGGCTGGGGGCTGCGGCCGATGCGCTCAAATCGCGCAAGGAAGTCGATCCGGCCCGGCTCGCCGCGATTGGCTTCTGCTTCGGAGGCTTGTGCGCGCTCGACCTGGCGCGGACTCGCACCGATATCCTGGGGGTCGCCCCGTTCCACGGGGTGCTCGCGCCATCGCCTGCACCCACGCTCGACCGGATCACCGCCAAGGTGCTGGCGCTCCACGGCTGGGAGGACCCGCTGGCCAAGCCGGAGGACGTCCGCGCGCTCGCGGACGAACTGACCGCCAAGGGCTGCGACTGGCAGATCCACGCCTACGGCCAGACTGCCCACGCCTTCACCAACCCACAGGCGAATGACCGGCAGAAAGGCATGAGCTACCGCGCCGAGGCGGACCGGCGCTCCTGGGCGTCCCTCCAGAACTTCTTGGAGGAACTCTTCGGGTAGCCTGGAATTTGTCAGACCAAGTACTTGGCTGAACGGACCGGCGATTCAGCCTCCAACGATGCGGCACTCCTGACTGGTCAGCAGTGACGCGAGGCCACTGCGCGCGGGAGGCGGGCGTCAGACCTCGACGCACCGGCTTCCCGCACGTCATGTGCCACCATGCTGCTGGTGTCTCCCGCTTGTTAGCGCCTGCCGTCTGCCTTCTCCGCCAACACCCAAGGAGAACAGGGTTGTCCCGGAGCACCGGAAACACTTCGTAACGCCCATGTAACGAACACGTCACAGCGCCCCTTCAAGGTGCTTCTCGTCGCGTCAGGCCCTGCGGCCCTGGCGGAGAAACCCTTCACGTTGCTTGGGAGCGCTGCATGTTTGGACGTTCGAGGTTGGGAGCACTCGCTGCACTCGCACTCCTTTCCACCGCCTGTGGAGACGATGGGAGGCCCGACGGGTGGACCGACGCCACGCACGGCAAGAACGCCAAGCCCGCCTATGACGTCGTCTTCCCCCAGGGCCAGGTCAACCGGATGGACATCACCGTCGCCCCGGAAGACTGGCAGGCGATGCAGGATGACATGACCGGCATGCTCGGGACGTTCGGCAGCCGCGGCAGTGGGCCGGGCGGCGGAGGCGGAGGCCCCGGCGGCGCGCTCCCCGTGGAGCTGACCCAAGCCTGCGAGGGCAAGGCCGCGGGCGAGGCCTGCACCGCGACCTTCCAGGGCAACAGCTTCACCAGCACCTGCCGGCAGCTCCAGGACGGCATGCTCTTCTGCCAGCCCCGAGGTGGGGGAGGAGGCCCCGGAGGCGGTGCCCCACCCGACGGCGGTGTTCCCCCGGACGGCGGCACGGCCCCTGGCGGTGGGGGCCCGGGTGGCGGCGGCGGCGGGGACCTCATTCCCAACACGCCCGTGTACGTGCCCTCGACGGTGCGCTTCGGGGACAAGACATGGTGGCACGTGGGCGTGCGCTTCAAGGGCAACTCCTCGCTGTCCCAGTCGTGGGGCAGCGGGGTGGGCAAGCTCCCCTTCCGGCTCCACTTCGACAAGTTCGAGGACGAGTACCCGGAGATCGACAACCAGCGCTTCTACGGCTTCCAGAAGCTGTCGCTCTCCAACAGCGTGGCCGACGCGTCGCTGATCCGCGACAAGGTGGCGACGGATCTCTTCCGTGAGTCCGGCGTGCCCGCCTCGCACACCGCCTTCGTGGCGCTCTACGTGGACCATGGCGAGGGGGCCGAGTACTACGGCCTGTACACGCTCGCCGAGGACCCTGGAGATCCGCTGCTCAACAGCTTCTTCGGCACGGACAAGGGTGCGCTCTACGAGGCCGACGGCGTGGGCGCCCGGCTCCAGACCTTCGACGCGGAGTCCTTCGGCCCCGAGACGGACGCGGCCGAGGAGGGCTGGTCGAGCGTGGAGGCCCTCATCTCCGCGCTTAACGCGGACCGGAGCGACGCGGCCGCCTGGCGCGCCAACCTCGAGGCGAAGTTCGACGTGGACGGCTTCCTCAAGTGGCTCGCCATCGCCGCCGTGGCCCAGCACTGGGACGCCTACGGCGCGATGACGCACAACTACTACCTCTATGCGCACCCCGGGGAGAACGGGCGCGTCCACTGGATTACCTGGGACCATGACCGCACCCTGAGCGGCGGTGGCGGCGGCGGCGGCATGGGCTCGGTGTCGCTCACGCGCGACGAGGTGACCAACGCCTGGCCGCTCATCCGCTACGTGCTCGATGAGCCCACCTACCGGGCGGCCTATCAGCAGTACGCGCTGGAGGCGGCGCGGGGCCCCTTCGCCCCCGAGGCGCTGAAGGCCCGCTTCAGCGCGGAGCACGCGCTCATCGCCCCCTGGGTCACCGGTGAGAACGCGGAGCGCCAGGGCTTCACCTTCCTGACCAGCCCCCAGCAGTTCCAGGACGCGCTCACCGGTACCTCGGGCCTGTTGCAGTTCGCCGGCCAGCGCGCGGCCCAGGTCGAGGCCGCCTTCGGGACGCCGTGAGCGGGGCGGAGGACGCCGTGTTCATCGAATCGCGTGAGGACGTGGTGCAGCCATCCCCGGAGCTGGATCACGAGCGGCGCTTCCTCCCCTCTCCCGAGGGGGTGGCGTCCTTCGTGGAAGCGGTGCGGCCGTGGACCGAGCCCCTGGTGTATGACCCGGAGCAGCCCCACGCCTTCACGCGCACGACGTACTTCGACACGGAGCGGCTGGACTTCCTGGCCTCCTGTGGAACGAAGCGCCCCCAGCGCCTGCGGCTGCGCGAGTACGCGGGGAGCCCGCACCTCGCCCAGCCCCCCGTGCTGACCGGCCCCCGGTTCCTCGAGGTGAAGATGACCACGGGGGCCAGGCGCACGAAGACCCGGTGCCCAGTCTCGGAGGAGGCGGCGAACGCGCTGCTCTCCGGCCTCGCGCAGCCCCTGGCGCTGCTGCCCCCGGAGCTGCCGGGGCGGGCCTTCGGGCCCATGCGGCCCCAGGTGACGGCCTGGTACCGCCGCAGCACGCGGGCCACGGCGGATGGCGGCGTCCGCCTCACGCTCGACGAGGAGCTCTCCTTCGCGCTGCCCCCCGGGCACAGCGAGACCGGAGGGCCCGCCCTGCCCACGCGGCTCATCGAGCGGCTCCCCGCGCCCCTGCTGGAGGTGAAGTGGCGGGGGCCTCCGCCCCGGTGGCTCGCGCAGGCCCTGACGCGGCTCGTCCCCTTCGAGTCCCGCGGCTCGAAATTCGAGCAGGGCATGCGCGCACTGCTCGGCAGCACCGTCACGCCGCTCCCCCGCCTTCCCCGCTGATCTCCCCCTGCCTTCCGAGGAGTGCCTCGCCGTGCCCGTGCCCCGCTTGCCCGCCGTCTCCCGGATGCCGGCCCGCATCCCCTGGGTCCCAGCACTCCTGGCCGGAGTGCTCCTCGCGGGGACCTCCGTGCGCGCCCAGCCCGCCGGGCCGGAAGAAGACCCTCCCGCGGAGGCCTCCCCGCCGCCCGCCAAGCCCCTAAAGCCCCGCGAGCCCCACAACGAGACGGAGTCGGGCGGCGACATCACCTCGGAGCTTCCCTTGCGGCTCGGCTCGGTGGAGGTGGGCGGCCGGCTCTCGCTCCGGGAGACGCTGGTGAAGCCCCAGGTGGGTGACTGGGCCGGGGAGCTGGCCCTGGGCACGGCCCGGCTGGAGTTCACCTACCGCTGGAAGAAGCGCGTGCGCGCCGTGGTGGAGTTCGACGCCCAGGATCTCCAGACGGGCGACAGCAGCCTGAAGGATGCCTTCGTCTG
The nucleotide sequence above comes from Stigmatella erecta. Encoded proteins:
- a CDS encoding dienelactone hydrolase family protein — encoded protein: MAIQSQRFSYDAGGVESAAFLTWDDAVKGPLPGVLVSPTVRGPTPFEEERAGRLAALGYAAMVLDPYGIAARTAPNPDNFKLMNALIQDRALLQARLGAAADALKSRKEVDPARLAAIGFCFGGLCALDLARTRTDILGVAPFHGVLAPSPAPTLDRITAKVLALHGWEDPLAKPEDVRALADELTAKGCDWQIHAYGQTAHAFTNPQANDRQKGMSYRAEADRRSWASLQNFLEELFG
- a CDS encoding SBBP repeat-containing protein; the encoded protein is MPGASHTGTNQGGRDIFVRKYDGSKVLKWSRQRGSSKDDLSYAVAVNDTTGDVYVTGYTLGSFVTGTTASSNDVFVARYLPDGAAASAIQFGSSSNKSDIARGIAVDRNGKVYVTGYTNGVFPSQTSVGGIDMFLAKYSANLVTREWIRQMGTPSADYGYGVAASRNASGEIELYAVGQTFGSLSEGGTLGGTTLSNAGDYDAVIFQYSDSGTKKRATLLGTQGRDSVYAIASDGGANLYVVGATTYDLRSDPGAYMGSVDAFLAKYDVNLERKSVHQYGSTSENPSLEDDHATAVVADDDNGVYLAGYTAGNIGTGFNQGGSDLFVMRYADGCSVDPALVAQCRSAIGSGDPHLVTGDRYKYDFQGVGEFILTESIPQAANPFTIQVRQKASGTRVAYYSAVMARFGTARVGVYARATNPLMINGAAVSLAIGDILPLADGTRVLRPTTKRYVVASPQGDRLIVDNQTSSLNVTLILGPSRAGQVRGLLGNYNNVREDDFALRDGTPLTPPLSFTQLYKSTTNFADSWRITQAESLFDYGQGESTATFTNRSLPASTASTSELTPAQHQAAQQTCQTAGVTDPLQLDDCILDVAFTGDPAFATGAAEAQAQQPLAQQVYLGQFEEEPGAEWDTATTSMSPSGDRTFLGEFSNDSAQLTLPALPAHTTVTVTFDLLILQAWDGNGPFGPNSFGLNANGVEVYRTTFSNTSSPQFYPDSTAGTAHPAGTGAFERNSLFYPDGDAVYKMSITFTHTSPQLALQFFAAGLPGITNETWGIDKVVVKVK
- a CDS encoding CotH kinase family protein; the encoded protein is MFGRSRLGALAALALLSTACGDDGRPDGWTDATHGKNAKPAYDVVFPQGQVNRMDITVAPEDWQAMQDDMTGMLGTFGSRGSGPGGGGGGPGGALPVELTQACEGKAAGEACTATFQGNSFTSTCRQLQDGMLFCQPRGGGGGPGGGAPPDGGVPPDGGTAPGGGGPGGGGGGDLIPNTPVYVPSTVRFGDKTWWHVGVRFKGNSSLSQSWGSGVGKLPFRLHFDKFEDEYPEIDNQRFYGFQKLSLSNSVADASLIRDKVATDLFRESGVPASHTAFVALYVDHGEGAEYYGLYTLAEDPGDPLLNSFFGTDKGALYEADGVGARLQTFDAESFGPETDAAEEGWSSVEALISALNADRSDAAAWRANLEAKFDVDGFLKWLAIAAVAQHWDAYGAMTHNYYLYAHPGENGRVHWITWDHDRTLSGGGGGGGMGSVSLTRDEVTNAWPLIRYVLDEPTYRAAYQQYALEAARGPFAPEALKARFSAEHALIAPWVTGENAERQGFTFLTSPQQFQDALTGTSGLLQFAGQRAAQVEAAFGTP
- a CDS encoding VTC domain-containing protein, which codes for MFIESREDVVQPSPELDHERRFLPSPEGVASFVEAVRPWTEPLVYDPEQPHAFTRTTYFDTERLDFLASCGTKRPQRLRLREYAGSPHLAQPPVLTGPRFLEVKMTTGARRTKTRCPVSEEAANALLSGLAQPLALLPPELPGRAFGPMRPQVTAWYRRSTRATADGGVRLTLDEELSFALPPGHSETGGPALPTRLIERLPAPLLEVKWRGPPPRWLAQALTRLVPFESRGSKFEQGMRALLGSTVTPLPRLPR